Proteins from one Danaus plexippus chromosome 2, MEX_DaPlex, whole genome shotgun sequence genomic window:
- the LOC116765383 gene encoding uncharacterized protein LOC116765383 isoform X1: MPPKAKESATKKPVPQVLRPSISDSSLNQVPDDAIEGYQERIETGIEWTLLEDAVRRHKQKCTRDNIPEITFSKAFKNKIKHSILNGFMEPDANLQEQWEVFVPMKMWDIEKFANDEGKICFKSSNNLTDDMSKLIKRSVLFGDKKTLRRDLKKINVLRVTDSEMTELDKSLMEFDNLVTLNLCGNYLTEIDACTLPQGLRMLELQANHISNLVPFVENLPTNLIYLGLARNFLDNSSVEGISKGPHYLTVLDISDNDICDLDMVLDALSTLPSLTGLHLAGNPCSVCAAYARSTLIKLPRLQWLDYREVLVTDRPLEPVEPHPDDLRSAYFTFTVFRIISAPQPPKPDKGAVTAFHVELELPLLDSSRRQFLMFRNNESLIEMLPPPEDEEWPSTKFSRSLIKLIESKSAVEPETSSHESDIYNRLTTKNSREIIHYTIFESNRVQWNKLMNFQEPTIKIFCPNLRALRDTFRTTITLRVIYSVTTTGKQSKPDKKSAQNLKPPGEQRVTLATVKCSLRKVDWSQPSQHFHWDDSLGTDEAIHWGDGDLSVLQYTLAAVKTTKGKPDSDPGSTKQYPPDNFTCHFGFGIDTLKA; this comes from the exons ATGCCTCCGAAAGCGAAAGAGTCTGCAACAAAAAAGCCGGTCCCTCAAGTTCTTCGTCCCAGTATTAGCGATTCCAGTCTAAATCAAGTACCCGATGATGCGATTGAAG gcTACCAAGAACGTATAGAAACCGGAATAGAATGGACTCTATTGGAAGATGCAGTCCGTCGACACAAACAGAAATGCACTAGAGATAACATTCCCGAGATAACATTTTctaaagcttttaaaaataaaattaagcacAGCATTCTCAACGGATTCATGGAACCTGACGCCAATTTACAAGAACAATGGGAAGTTTTTGTACCTATGAAAATGTGGGATATCGAAAAGTTTGCTAATGACGAAGGAAAAATATGCTTTAAGAGCTCCAACAACCTCACCGATGACAtgtctaaattaattaaaagatcaGTGCTGTTTGGTGATAAGAAAACACTTAGACGGGACCTTAAAAAGATCAACGTATTGAGAGTGACGGATTCTGAG ATGACAGAATTAGATAAGTCATTGATGGAATTTGATAACCTCGTCACACTCAACTTATGTGGTAACTATCTCACCGAGATAGATGCTTGTACACTTCCGCAAGGATTACGGATGCTTGAATTACAGGCGAATCATATAAGCAATTTAGTGccatttgttgaaaatttacCTACCAATTTGATTTACCTAGGGCTAGCAAGGAATTTTTTGGACAatt CTAGTGTTGAAGGAATAAGCAAAGGGCCTCACTACCTTACTGTTTTGGATATCTCAGACAACGACATCTGTGATCTCGACATGGTACTAGATGCTTTATCGACTTTACCAAGTTTGACCGGACTACACCTTGCCGGGAATCCATGCTCG GTGTGCGCAGCGTATGCACGTTCAACACTGATAAAGCTACCCCGTCTTCAATGGCTGGACTATAGGGAGGTGTTAGTGACGGATCGTCCTTTGGAACCTGTGGAGCCTCACCCGGATGACTTGCGATCAGCTTATTTCACATTCACCGTCTTCAGAATTATATCAGCGCCTCAACCACCAAAGCCTGACAAG GGTGCTGTAACAGCTTTTCATGTAGAACTGGAACTGCCATTACTGGATTCTTCTAGAAGACAATTCTTGATGTTTAGAAATAACGAGTCCTTAATAGAAATGTTGCCACCTCCCGAGGACGAAGAATGGCCgtcaacaaaattttctagatcattgattaaattaattgagagTAAATCAGCAGtag AACCTGAAACGTCCTCCCACGAATCAGACATTTATAACAGACTGACGACGAAAAACTCCCGTGAGATCATCCATTACACGATATTTGAGAGCAACAGAGTACAATGGAACAAACTCATGAATTTCCAAGAACCGACCATAAAAATCTTCTGTCCGAACCTCAGAGCGCTGAGAGATACATTTCGCACAACCATCACCCTGAGAGTCATCTATTCTGTG ACAACCACTGGCAAACAAAGCAAGCCAGACAAGAAGAGCGCTCAGAATCTGAAGCCGCCGGGTGAGCAGCGTGTGACCCTCGCCACAGTGAAATGCTCCTTGAGAAAAGTGGACTGGAGTCAGCCCAGCCAACACTTCCACTGGGACGACTCGCTGGGGACCGACGAGGCTATACACTGGGGAGACGGGGACCTCTCT gtATTACAATATACTCTAGCGGCTGTGAAAACCACAAAAGGGAAACCTGATTCGGACCCCGGCTCCACCAAACAGTACCCACCAGATAACTTCACCTGTCACTTTGGATTCGGTATAGACACTTTGAAGGCGTAG
- the LOC116765383 gene encoding uncharacterized protein LOC116765383 isoform X2, with product MMRLKVYNMYVGYQERIETGIEWTLLEDAVRRHKQKCTRDNIPEITFSKAFKNKIKHSILNGFMEPDANLQEQWEVFVPMKMWDIEKFANDEGKICFKSSNNLTDDMSKLIKRSVLFGDKKTLRRDLKKINVLRVTDSEMTELDKSLMEFDNLVTLNLCGNYLTEIDACTLPQGLRMLELQANHISNLVPFVENLPTNLIYLGLARNFLDNSSVEGISKGPHYLTVLDISDNDICDLDMVLDALSTLPSLTGLHLAGNPCSVCAAYARSTLIKLPRLQWLDYREVLVTDRPLEPVEPHPDDLRSAYFTFTVFRIISAPQPPKPDKGAVTAFHVELELPLLDSSRRQFLMFRNNESLIEMLPPPEDEEWPSTKFSRSLIKLIESKSAVEPETSSHESDIYNRLTTKNSREIIHYTIFESNRVQWNKLMNFQEPTIKIFCPNLRALRDTFRTTITLRVIYSVTTTGKQSKPDKKSAQNLKPPGEQRVTLATVKCSLRKVDWSQPSQHFHWDDSLGTDEAIHWGDGDLSVLQYTLAAVKTTKGKPDSDPGSTKQYPPDNFTCHFGFGIDTLKA from the exons ATGATGCGATTGAAG gtctataatatgtatgtaggcTACCAAGAACGTATAGAAACCGGAATAGAATGGACTCTATTGGAAGATGCAGTCCGTCGACACAAACAGAAATGCACTAGAGATAACATTCCCGAGATAACATTTTctaaagcttttaaaaataaaattaagcacAGCATTCTCAACGGATTCATGGAACCTGACGCCAATTTACAAGAACAATGGGAAGTTTTTGTACCTATGAAAATGTGGGATATCGAAAAGTTTGCTAATGACGAAGGAAAAATATGCTTTAAGAGCTCCAACAACCTCACCGATGACAtgtctaaattaattaaaagatcaGTGCTGTTTGGTGATAAGAAAACACTTAGACGGGACCTTAAAAAGATCAACGTATTGAGAGTGACGGATTCTGAG ATGACAGAATTAGATAAGTCATTGATGGAATTTGATAACCTCGTCACACTCAACTTATGTGGTAACTATCTCACCGAGATAGATGCTTGTACACTTCCGCAAGGATTACGGATGCTTGAATTACAGGCGAATCATATAAGCAATTTAGTGccatttgttgaaaatttacCTACCAATTTGATTTACCTAGGGCTAGCAAGGAATTTTTTGGACAatt CTAGTGTTGAAGGAATAAGCAAAGGGCCTCACTACCTTACTGTTTTGGATATCTCAGACAACGACATCTGTGATCTCGACATGGTACTAGATGCTTTATCGACTTTACCAAGTTTGACCGGACTACACCTTGCCGGGAATCCATGCTCG GTGTGCGCAGCGTATGCACGTTCAACACTGATAAAGCTACCCCGTCTTCAATGGCTGGACTATAGGGAGGTGTTAGTGACGGATCGTCCTTTGGAACCTGTGGAGCCTCACCCGGATGACTTGCGATCAGCTTATTTCACATTCACCGTCTTCAGAATTATATCAGCGCCTCAACCACCAAAGCCTGACAAG GGTGCTGTAACAGCTTTTCATGTAGAACTGGAACTGCCATTACTGGATTCTTCTAGAAGACAATTCTTGATGTTTAGAAATAACGAGTCCTTAATAGAAATGTTGCCACCTCCCGAGGACGAAGAATGGCCgtcaacaaaattttctagatcattgattaaattaattgagagTAAATCAGCAGtag AACCTGAAACGTCCTCCCACGAATCAGACATTTATAACAGACTGACGACGAAAAACTCCCGTGAGATCATCCATTACACGATATTTGAGAGCAACAGAGTACAATGGAACAAACTCATGAATTTCCAAGAACCGACCATAAAAATCTTCTGTCCGAACCTCAGAGCGCTGAGAGATACATTTCGCACAACCATCACCCTGAGAGTCATCTATTCTGTG ACAACCACTGGCAAACAAAGCAAGCCAGACAAGAAGAGCGCTCAGAATCTGAAGCCGCCGGGTGAGCAGCGTGTGACCCTCGCCACAGTGAAATGCTCCTTGAGAAAAGTGGACTGGAGTCAGCCCAGCCAACACTTCCACTGGGACGACTCGCTGGGGACCGACGAGGCTATACACTGGGGAGACGGGGACCTCTCT gtATTACAATATACTCTAGCGGCTGTGAAAACCACAAAAGGGAAACCTGATTCGGACCCCGGCTCCACCAAACAGTACCCACCAGATAACTTCACCTGTCACTTTGGATTCGGTATAGACACTTTGAAGGCGTAG